One Thermus antranikianii DSM 12462 genomic window carries:
- a CDS encoding alpha-ketoacid dehydrogenase subunit beta: MREITFAEATREAMEEEMARDPRVFLMGEDIAKQGGIFGQFKGLPERFGLERVRDTPISEPTLVGAALGAALVGARPVLDIHFADFLLLAMDELANQAASIRYMSGGKLRVPLVIRAPDGAIRSAGAHHSKSLETLFLHLPGFKVVAPATPKDAKGLLKSAIRSEDPVLYLEHKALYPRKGPVPEEEYLVPLGRAEVVRPGTDLTLISYSLTLHKALEAAELLAGEGVQAEVVDLKTLYPLDWDTLLASVERTGRAVVAHEGWRFLGPGTEIAATLEERLWGKLKAPVARVGAAHVPIPFSPPLERRVLPQVEDILKAAKEVLAWR; encoded by the coding sequence ATGAGGGAGATCACCTTTGCCGAGGCCACCCGGGAGGCCATGGAGGAGGAGATGGCCCGGGATCCTCGGGTCTTTCTTATGGGGGAAGACATCGCCAAGCAGGGGGGCATTTTCGGGCAGTTCAAAGGGTTGCCGGAGCGGTTCGGCCTGGAAAGGGTTCGGGATACCCCGATCAGCGAGCCCACCCTGGTGGGGGCGGCCTTGGGGGCGGCGCTGGTGGGTGCCCGTCCCGTCTTGGACATCCACTTCGCGGACTTCCTTCTTCTGGCCATGGATGAGCTGGCCAACCAGGCGGCCAGCATCCGCTACATGTCCGGGGGCAAGCTCCGGGTTCCCCTGGTGATCCGGGCCCCGGATGGGGCCATCCGTTCCGCTGGCGCCCATCATTCCAAGAGCCTCGAGACCCTTTTCCTCCACCTGCCGGGCTTCAAGGTGGTGGCCCCCGCTACCCCCAAGGATGCCAAGGGTCTATTAAAAAGCGCTATTCGGTCTGAGGACCCCGTGCTCTATCTTGAGCACAAGGCCCTTTATCCGCGAAAAGGGCCTGTCCCCGAGGAGGAGTACTTGGTCCCCTTGGGCCGGGCGGAGGTGGTGCGTCCGGGGACGGACCTCACCCTCATCAGCTACTCCCTGACCCTGCACAAGGCTCTGGAAGCTGCCGAACTCCTGGCCGGGGAGGGCGTGCAGGCGGAGGTGGTGGACCTTAAGACCCTCTATCCCCTGGACTGGGATACCCTGCTGGCCTCCGTGGAAAGGACGGGCAGGGCGGTGGTGGCCCACGAGGGGTGGCGCTTCCTGGGTCCGGGTACCGAGATCGCCGCCACCTTGGAGGAGAGGCTTTGGGGAAAGCTCAAGGCCCCCGTGGCGCGGGTGGGGGCGGCCCATGTGCCCATTCCCTTTAGCCCTCCGTTGGAGCGCCGGGTTCTTCCCCAGGTGGAGGACATCCTCAAAGCGGCAAAGGAGGTGTTGGCGTGGCGCTAA
- a CDS encoding carbohydrate ABC transporter permease: MAHLWKKHGLAYLFVAPAILGMLLVHYGPMLQGIYMGFLDLRLETLRLYLSAPFVGFANFQEILFDPSSTFRTGFVHAVRTTLLYALAVNTLTLSLGLLMAHVLNRPLVVRGLLRTLFLLPWVVPSYVVGLLWGFMWLKNGVINTLLVEILRLLPEKPHWLIGPLTFVAIVLPTVWRSWPFVMVTYLAALQSIPQELYEAARVDGATPWQRFRFITWPYLRPVTAILLLYGLLGTLYSFNIVYMMFGHGAGYPGEWGDLLMTNLFRNTFGMWNFGLGAAASTLYMLLTLALILLWYRAFHEDLRAR; the protein is encoded by the coding sequence ATGGCTCACCTTTGGAAGAAACACGGTCTAGCCTACCTTTTCGTCGCCCCTGCCATTCTGGGCATGCTCCTCGTCCACTACGGGCCCATGCTTCAAGGCATCTATATGGGTTTCCTGGACCTCCGCCTGGAAACCCTGCGCCTCTACCTCTCCGCCCCTTTTGTAGGGTTCGCCAATTTCCAGGAGATTCTCTTCGACCCAAGCTCCACCTTCCGTACCGGCTTCGTCCACGCGGTACGCACCACCCTCCTTTACGCATTGGCCGTAAACACCTTGACCTTATCCCTTGGCCTCCTCATGGCCCACGTGCTCAACCGCCCCCTGGTGGTGCGGGGTCTACTCCGCACCCTTTTCCTCCTCCCCTGGGTAGTGCCCAGCTATGTGGTGGGATTGTTGTGGGGCTTCATGTGGCTTAAGAACGGCGTCATCAACACCCTCCTGGTGGAAATCCTTCGTCTCCTACCGGAAAAACCCCATTGGCTCATCGGACCCCTGACCTTCGTCGCCATCGTTCTGCCCACCGTCTGGCGGAGCTGGCCCTTCGTAATGGTCACCTACCTCGCGGCCCTCCAGAGCATTCCTCAGGAGCTTTACGAAGCAGCCCGGGTAGACGGGGCCACTCCCTGGCAGCGGTTCCGCTTTATCACCTGGCCCTACCTTCGCCCTGTAACGGCCATCCTCCTCCTCTACGGGCTCCTGGGCACCCTCTACAGTTTCAACATCGTCTACATGATGTTCGGCCACGGGGCTGGCTACCCCGGGGAATGGGGGGACCTTCTTATGACCAACCTCTTTCGCAACACCTTCGGCATGTGGAACTTCGGACTGGGCGCAGCGGCCAGCACCCTTTATATGCTCCTTACCTTGGCCCTCATCCTATTGTGGTATCGCGCTTTCCACGAGGACCTGAGAGCGAGGTGA
- a CDS encoding TrmB family transcriptional regulator — translation MMDPAAIALRDLQALGFSQYEARAYLALLRGGRQKGYEVAKASGVPRSMVYQALERLVTRGAAYRIEDKEGVFYGAVPPEELLSRLQRDVMGKLSRAKESLSRLTPERPAEAIWRVRGPDRTLTEALSLVEQAQGALTLSLWQEQLDALHDALLNARERGVRIRLVLFGDRADPRLGKVYYHHFVDPKVVEGRLRARLFVVVRDHQEVVVGNLSSQGDSWAVRTRDPALVLVAEEYVRHDVVLAEMTLAYGVDKLTALWTGREDLRQMVTGEEVHGAP, via the coding sequence ATGATGGATCCCGCTGCCATCGCCCTTAGGGATTTACAGGCTCTCGGTTTCAGCCAGTATGAAGCCAGGGCTTATCTGGCCCTGTTGCGTGGGGGTAGGCAGAAGGGATATGAGGTGGCCAAGGCAAGCGGCGTGCCCCGCTCGATGGTCTATCAGGCCCTGGAGCGCCTCGTGACAAGGGGAGCTGCATACCGGATCGAGGATAAGGAGGGCGTTTTCTACGGAGCCGTTCCGCCGGAAGAGCTACTTTCCCGCCTACAGCGGGATGTGATGGGCAAGCTTTCCCGTGCTAAGGAGAGCTTGTCCCGGCTGACTCCAGAGCGGCCTGCAGAGGCCATCTGGCGGGTTCGCGGGCCAGATAGGACCCTGACCGAGGCCCTGTCCTTGGTGGAGCAGGCCCAGGGGGCCCTTACCCTGTCCTTGTGGCAGGAGCAGTTGGATGCTCTTCACGACGCCTTGTTGAACGCTCGAGAGCGAGGTGTGCGGATCCGCCTCGTGCTTTTTGGGGATCGGGCTGATCCCAGACTGGGAAAGGTTTACTACCATCACTTCGTCGATCCCAAAGTAGTGGAAGGCAGGCTTCGTGCCCGACTTTTCGTGGTTGTTCGGGATCATCAAGAAGTGGTGGTGGGCAACCTCAGTAGCCAGGGAGATAGCTGGGCCGTTCGTACGCGGGATCCTGCCCTTGTGCTCGTGGCGGAGGAATATGTGCGCCACGATGTGGTTCTGGCGGAGATGACCCTTGCGTACGGGGTGGACAAGCTCACCGCCCTGTGGACGGGACGGGAGGATCTCAGGCAAATGGTGACGGGGGAGGAGGTTCATGGGGCTCCTTGA
- a CDS encoding lipoyl domain-containing protein: MALKPILMPQLGLTMQEGTFQGFLKEVGERFRRGEPLFQVESDKALVEVEAEADGVLREALAEVGRTYPVGAILGYYEEV; this comes from the coding sequence GTGGCGCTAAAACCCATCCTGATGCCCCAGCTCGGCCTCACCATGCAGGAGGGAACCTTCCAGGGTTTCCTCAAGGAGGTGGGTGAGCGGTTTCGCCGTGGGGAACCCCTCTTTCAGGTGGAAAGCGACAAGGCCTTGGTGGAGGTGGAGGCCGAGGCGGATGGCGTCTTGAGGGAGGCCTTGGCGGAGGTAGGCAGAACCTACCCCGTGGGCGCAATTCTGGGGTACTACGAGGAGGTGTGA
- a CDS encoding sugar ABC transporter substrate-binding protein, translating into MLKKALSTLLFLLSVSFGQKTLEVWIMPNSGQPAEDFKALVAPFERANNVEVKVTVLDWGVAWTRITAAATSGVGPDITQLGTTWVGAISAMGVLEPLDDVLQALGGQQAYLPAVWNTTRLAGSRQATAMPWFSELRAFYYRTDALRSAGINPAQMFSSWQNFEAGLERLARSSFTDPETKQRLFPFCTAGKNSWDVLHNAAPWIWGAGGDIVRQVAGRWQSALNTPESLQGLYFFLSLAQKGLIPAESLEKNTAQIEADFQAGRCATFASGPWMIQRAQVPEAKGGFAERPAAKNLGVAPYPPGPKGRYTFFGGSNLAIFTFSKNKPLAKELLKYLGSLEAQLAYARATGMLPALRAAWNAPEIQGNPLMRTFIQAAQFGRTYPSLAGWGGVENLAVQHLGMAWDLVAQKKLTQEGLKDLMDKASNAINGALR; encoded by the coding sequence ATGCTTAAGAAAGCGCTTTCAACCCTTCTCTTCCTCCTGTCCGTTAGCTTTGGACAAAAGACCCTCGAGGTATGGATCATGCCCAACTCAGGCCAACCGGCAGAGGACTTCAAGGCCTTGGTAGCGCCATTTGAGCGGGCCAACAACGTGGAGGTTAAGGTTACGGTACTGGACTGGGGCGTGGCCTGGACCAGGATCACCGCCGCCGCCACGAGCGGGGTAGGCCCCGACATCACACAACTGGGCACCACATGGGTGGGAGCTATAAGCGCCATGGGTGTTCTAGAGCCTCTGGACGATGTGCTCCAAGCTCTTGGCGGTCAACAAGCCTATCTCCCCGCTGTCTGGAACACCACCCGCCTGGCCGGATCCCGCCAGGCCACCGCCATGCCGTGGTTTTCCGAGCTCAGGGCCTTTTACTATCGCACCGACGCCCTGCGATCCGCCGGAATCAATCCCGCCCAGATGTTCTCCAGCTGGCAAAACTTCGAGGCGGGTTTGGAGCGCCTGGCCCGCTCCTCCTTCACCGACCCCGAAACCAAGCAGCGCCTTTTCCCCTTTTGCACCGCGGGAAAGAACTCCTGGGATGTGCTCCATAACGCTGCTCCCTGGATATGGGGCGCCGGTGGAGATATCGTCAGACAGGTGGCTGGACGGTGGCAAAGCGCCTTGAACACCCCGGAGAGCCTGCAAGGCCTTTACTTCTTCCTCTCCCTAGCGCAGAAGGGCCTCATCCCCGCGGAAAGCCTGGAAAAGAACACCGCCCAGATTGAGGCCGACTTCCAAGCAGGCCGATGCGCCACCTTCGCCAGCGGTCCTTGGATGATCCAACGGGCTCAGGTACCCGAGGCCAAGGGAGGGTTCGCGGAACGGCCGGCCGCCAAGAACCTCGGCGTAGCCCCCTACCCTCCGGGTCCAAAGGGGCGTTACACCTTCTTTGGAGGCTCCAATCTGGCCATCTTCACCTTTTCCAAGAACAAGCCTCTGGCCAAGGAGCTTCTGAAGTACCTGGGTAGCCTCGAGGCCCAACTGGCCTACGCTAGGGCTACCGGAATGTTGCCTGCTTTGCGGGCCGCTTGGAACGCTCCGGAAATCCAGGGTAACCCCCTAATGCGCACCTTTATCCAGGCCGCCCAGTTCGGGCGCACCTACCCGAGCCTGGCGGGGTGGGGCGGGGTTGAGAACCTGGCCGTCCAGCACCTGGGCATGGCCTGGGACCTGGTGGCCCAGAAGAAGCTCACCCAGGAAGGGCTTAAGGACCTCATGGACAAGGCCTCCAACGCCATCAACGGGGCCCTGAGGTAG
- a CDS encoding TRAP transporter large permease: MGLGVLLIGLFLALLLLRVPVAAALGASAVCVIAAGGLGLQVVSFNFQAGIAKFPLLAIPFFILAGAVMDRAGIAERIVRLLLALMGGWRAGAAITTVLAGMFWGAVSGSGPATVAALGGILIPMMVRQGYAPGFAAGLVAASAELSIIIPPSIALIVYATLASTSVAQQFWAGILPGILIGGLLGLAAVLVVRARGWGEAVEVGVPRFHLFLEAVPGLLTPLVILGGIYGGVFTPTEAAAVGVFWGLFVGFFVYRTLRPAHLVPLLVEAGVSSAVVMAIVAWAGIFAWAADTVGLVGRASQVLLEWSGNPLVLMLVLNLFWLVLGMLLDAVSIYYLTLPILLPVMLHMGWDPVWMGIVMTVNMAIGQITPPVAVNLFVSARISGLPIEKIWREIWPFVLASAVGLLLLAYWPFLRRVLWGG; this comes from the coding sequence ATGGGGCTTGGGGTCCTCCTCATAGGGCTCTTCCTTGCCCTCCTCCTGTTGCGCGTTCCCGTGGCCGCTGCTTTGGGGGCCAGCGCTGTTTGCGTGATCGCTGCCGGGGGGCTTGGGCTTCAGGTGGTTTCCTTCAACTTCCAGGCGGGCATTGCCAAGTTTCCCCTACTGGCCATCCCCTTCTTCATCCTGGCTGGGGCGGTGATGGACCGGGCCGGCATCGCCGAGAGGATCGTGCGCCTTCTGCTGGCCCTCATGGGGGGATGGCGGGCGGGGGCGGCGATAACCACGGTTCTGGCCGGGATGTTCTGGGGTGCCGTGTCCGGTTCGGGCCCCGCCACCGTGGCCGCTTTGGGAGGGATTCTCATCCCCATGATGGTGCGCCAAGGGTATGCCCCGGGGTTCGCCGCTGGCTTGGTGGCCGCCTCGGCGGAGCTCTCCATCATCATCCCTCCTTCCATCGCCCTGATCGTCTACGCTACCCTGGCCAGCACCTCGGTGGCCCAGCAGTTTTGGGCGGGGATCCTTCCGGGAATCCTCATAGGGGGGCTCCTGGGCCTGGCTGCGGTTCTGGTGGTCCGGGCCCGGGGCTGGGGGGAAGCGGTGGAGGTGGGGGTGCCCCGGTTCCACCTCTTCCTCGAGGCGGTGCCCGGGCTCCTGACCCCACTGGTCATCCTGGGGGGCATCTACGGCGGGGTCTTCACCCCCACGGAGGCGGCCGCCGTGGGGGTGTTTTGGGGGCTATTTGTGGGCTTCTTCGTCTACCGGACCCTGCGCCCCGCCCATCTCGTTCCTCTCCTGGTGGAGGCGGGAGTATCCAGCGCTGTGGTCATGGCCATCGTGGCCTGGGCGGGGATCTTCGCCTGGGCTGCGGACACCGTGGGCCTGGTGGGAAGGGCTTCCCAGGTCCTTCTGGAGTGGTCTGGAAATCCCCTGGTCCTGATGCTCGTCCTCAACCTCTTCTGGTTGGTGCTGGGGATGCTTTTGGATGCTGTGAGCATCTACTACCTGACCCTGCCCATCCTGCTTCCGGTTATGCTCCACATGGGTTGGGATCCGGTGTGGATGGGCATCGTCATGACCGTAAACATGGCCATCGGGCAGATCACCCCACCGGTGGCGGTGAACCTCTTCGTGAGCGCCCGGATTAGCGGATTGCCCATCGAGAAGATCTGGCGGGAGATCTGGCCTTTCGTCCTGGCCTCGGCGGTGGGCCTCCTCCTGCTGGCCTACTGGCCCTTCTTGCGGCGCGTCCTATGGGGCGGTTAG
- a CDS encoding LacI family DNA-binding transcriptional regulator yields the protein MVRSRPTIEEVARRAGVSPATVSRVLNGTARVSRDKVRAVLEAVEALGYTPSPQAQSLAKGRSYAVGIILPDFSSAFYGPILEAITLELESTPFRPIAVPGHWSLVRELEALDFLKGHRVEALLLLGTSLESSALKNLDMPVLAFGQPLEGPRVWSLVLDNRQAAYRATRYLLDKGHRKIAHISSHRGGMDIRERLLGYRKAMREAGLEVRVVYGNLQEDGGYRATQELLSRYPDTTAIFAANDQTAFGARLYLFEQGVRVPEDISLVGFDDIPLAAYHIPPLTTVRQPAGEVGHALIEALKNLLEGKEPQFPFIALDLVERASVKEVGT from the coding sequence ATGGTGCGCAGTCGCCCAACCATTGAGGAGGTCGCCCGCCGCGCTGGGGTCTCGCCGGCCACCGTTTCCAGGGTGCTGAACGGCACAGCAAGGGTTTCCCGGGATAAGGTCCGGGCCGTCCTCGAGGCCGTGGAGGCGCTAGGCTACACTCCAAGCCCCCAGGCCCAGAGCCTAGCCAAGGGCCGCTCCTACGCGGTGGGAATCATCCTACCCGACTTCTCCAGCGCCTTTTACGGGCCCATCCTCGAGGCCATCACCCTGGAGCTGGAGTCCACCCCTTTCCGTCCCATCGCCGTACCCGGCCATTGGAGCCTGGTGCGGGAACTCGAGGCCCTGGACTTCCTCAAAGGGCACCGGGTGGAAGCCCTCCTACTTTTGGGAACTTCTTTGGAAAGCTCGGCCCTCAAGAACTTGGATATGCCCGTACTGGCCTTCGGACAACCCCTGGAGGGACCCAGGGTATGGTCCTTAGTGCTGGACAATCGCCAAGCGGCCTACCGTGCCACCCGCTACCTCCTCGACAAGGGGCACCGGAAGATTGCCCACATTTCCAGCCACCGGGGAGGCATGGACATTCGCGAGCGGCTTCTTGGCTACCGCAAGGCCATGCGGGAAGCCGGCCTCGAGGTTCGGGTGGTCTACGGCAACCTTCAGGAAGACGGCGGATACAGGGCCACCCAGGAGCTTTTAAGCCGCTACCCCGACACCACGGCTATCTTTGCCGCAAACGACCAAACCGCCTTTGGGGCCAGGCTCTACCTCTTTGAACAGGGCGTGCGCGTACCCGAGGACATCTCCCTTGTGGGCTTCGACGACATTCCCTTGGCGGCTTATCACATTCCCCCCCTTACCACTGTCCGCCAGCCCGCAGGGGAGGTGGGCCATGCCCTTATAGAAGCCCTAAAAAACCTTCTTGAAGGAAAGGAGCCCCAATTCCCTTTCATCGCCTTGGACCTCGTGGAGCGGGCTTCGGTAAAGGAGGTGGGAACCTGA
- a CDS encoding thiamine pyrophosphate-dependent dehydrogenase E1 component subunit alpha, which produces MGLLDLYRLMYRIRRFEERVERLFLAGKIPGFVHLYIGQEAVAAGVLAHYRPGDYLTSTHRGHGHALAVGVEPRAMMAELFGRKTGICRGKGGSMHLFDADRGMLGANGIVAGGIPIAVGAGLGLRVLGREGVVFCFFGDGALGRGVLHEGLNLAALWRLPVLFVLENNRYASTTGFEESHAFRVPALVAAYGVPYLEADGTDVEEVYGATAELLSGIRMGRGPAFLEVHTYRFKGHYVGDPERYRSRQEVEEARRRDPLAIARGKLLASGVAQKELEDLEREEEELLEEAVAFAERSSWPDPEEALTDLFAEPVGDYPWGEG; this is translated from the coding sequence ATGGGGCTCCTTGACCTCTACCGGCTCATGTACCGGATCCGCCGCTTCGAGGAGCGGGTGGAGCGCCTCTTTCTTGCGGGAAAGATCCCTGGCTTTGTCCACCTCTATATCGGGCAGGAAGCCGTGGCGGCAGGAGTCTTGGCCCACTACCGTCCGGGGGACTACCTCACCAGCACGCACCGGGGTCACGGCCACGCCCTGGCGGTGGGGGTCGAACCGAGGGCCATGATGGCGGAGCTCTTCGGCCGTAAGACGGGGATCTGCCGGGGAAAGGGGGGGAGCATGCACCTCTTTGACGCCGACCGGGGGATGCTGGGGGCCAACGGCATCGTGGCTGGCGGTATCCCCATCGCCGTGGGTGCCGGGCTGGGGCTCCGGGTTTTGGGGCGGGAGGGGGTGGTCTTCTGCTTCTTCGGGGATGGGGCCTTGGGCCGCGGGGTGCTCCACGAGGGGCTGAACCTGGCGGCCCTGTGGAGGCTTCCCGTGCTCTTTGTTCTGGAAAACAACCGGTATGCTTCCACCACCGGTTTTGAGGAGAGCCATGCTTTCCGTGTTCCCGCCCTGGTCGCCGCCTATGGGGTGCCGTATCTGGAAGCGGATGGTACCGACGTGGAGGAGGTCTATGGGGCTACGGCCGAACTCCTCTCCGGCATTCGCATGGGCCGGGGGCCAGCCTTCCTGGAGGTGCACACCTATCGTTTTAAGGGGCATTATGTGGGTGATCCCGAGCGGTACCGGAGCCGCCAGGAGGTGGAGGAAGCCCGAAGGAGGGATCCCTTGGCCATCGCCCGGGGTAAGCTCCTGGCCTCAGGCGTTGCCCAGAAAGAACTCGAGGACCTGGAAAGGGAAGAGGAGGAGCTTCTGGAGGAGGCGGTGGCCTTTGCGGAGCGCAGCTCGTGGCCAGATCCGGAGGAAGCCCTGACAGACCTATTCGCCGAGCCGGTGGGCGACTACCCGTGGGGGGAGGGATGA
- a CDS encoding TRAP transporter small permease has product MLRKVEETLLALLLGGMVTLAFANVLTRYFLRYPLAFTEELLVNAFVWATLLGVAIGLREGQEGAHIRFVALTEVLPGPWRRGFVALGFAVFGFLFLLLALLAWRQAQDDLFLRTTSPSLGLPNAVYTLPTPFLALWVAFRALEGVWRSLRG; this is encoded by the coding sequence ATGCTGCGCAAGGTAGAGGAAACCCTCTTAGCCCTGCTCCTGGGCGGCATGGTCACCTTGGCCTTCGCCAACGTGCTTACCCGCTACTTCCTGCGCTATCCCCTGGCCTTCACGGAGGAACTCCTGGTGAACGCCTTTGTCTGGGCCACCCTGCTGGGCGTAGCCATCGGTTTGCGCGAGGGCCAGGAGGGTGCCCACATCCGCTTTGTGGCCCTGACTGAGGTTCTTCCAGGGCCCTGGCGCCGGGGTTTTGTTGCCCTGGGCTTTGCGGTGTTTGGCTTCCTCTTCCTGCTCTTGGCCCTACTGGCCTGGAGGCAGGCCCAGGACGACCTCTTCCTCAGGACCACCTCCCCCTCCCTGGGCCTGCCCAATGCGGTCTACACCCTGCCCACCCCCTTCCTGGCCCTCTGGGTGGCCTTTCGCGCCTTAGAAGGGGTGTGGCGGAGCCTTCGGGGGTAG
- a CDS encoding carbohydrate ABC transporter permease yields the protein MREERWVTYGAWVVLVLILTLQLFPIAWMVNTSLMTQLEAATGSLLPKTPRWENYLDIWRVLPFFHYLKNSLLVCSLTTLFALGIATLAGYALARFRFPGAELFGGSVLLTQVIPGILFLIPIYIMYIAFQNWVRQALGLEIRLVGTYPGLILTYTAFFVPISIWILRGFFASIPKELEEAALVDGATPFQAFRQVILPLALPGIAATAVYIFLTAWDELLFAQILTNEATATIPVGIRNFVGNYQNRYDLVMAAATVATLPVLVLFFLVQRWLIQGLTAGAVKG from the coding sequence ATGCGCGAGGAACGGTGGGTAACCTACGGCGCATGGGTGGTGCTCGTCCTGATCCTCACGCTGCAGCTTTTCCCTATCGCCTGGATGGTCAATACCTCCCTAATGACCCAGCTGGAGGCCGCCACAGGAAGCCTCCTACCCAAAACACCCCGATGGGAGAACTACTTGGACATCTGGAGGGTTCTGCCCTTCTTTCATTACCTGAAAAACTCCCTCCTCGTCTGCTCGCTCACCACCCTCTTCGCCTTGGGGATAGCTACCCTGGCGGGCTATGCCCTGGCTCGCTTTCGCTTCCCCGGAGCGGAACTCTTCGGGGGAAGCGTTCTCCTCACCCAGGTCATCCCGGGCATTCTCTTCCTCATTCCCATCTACATCATGTACATTGCCTTTCAAAACTGGGTCCGGCAGGCCCTTGGCCTCGAGATCCGCTTAGTCGGCACCTACCCGGGTCTTATCCTGACCTACACCGCCTTCTTTGTTCCCATTAGCATCTGGATCTTGAGGGGGTTCTTCGCTTCCATTCCCAAGGAACTGGAAGAAGCGGCCCTGGTGGACGGGGCTACCCCCTTTCAGGCCTTCCGCCAAGTCATCCTTCCCCTGGCCCTCCCCGGAATCGCTGCCACCGCAGTTTACATCTTCCTCACCGCTTGGGATGAGCTTCTCTTCGCGCAAATCCTCACCAACGAGGCCACCGCCACCATCCCCGTGGGCATTCGTAACTTCGTGGGCAACTACCAAAACCGTTACGACCTGGTCATGGCCGCTGCCACAGTGGCCACGCTCCCCGTGCTCGTTCTCTTCTTCTTGGTGCAGCGGTGGCTGATCCAAGGGCTAACCGCTGGGGCGGTGAAAGGATGA
- a CDS encoding DctP family TRAP transporter solute-binding subunit yields MKRILAGILVLLGLALAQFKSEYKLSVVVAPNTAWGMGAQRFADLVKEKTGGRVNIKVYFSGQLFAGQQTNEFQLLRTGVADFAIGSTINWSPQVKELNLFNLPFFFPSYRELDAVEEGQAGKAIFQRLRQLGVEPLAWGENGYRQLTNSKRPVRTPEDLQGLKIRVVGAPIFIDTFRALGANPTSMSWAEVLTALQQGVIEGQENPIVGVIIPYKLWELGQRYLTVWNYVIDPLIFAASAQTWRTFPSDVQKAIQEAALEAARYQKALARAGMDDGTALRYLSSQGVKVEIADPLAYLRSHGVQVTVLTPLEIGRFRERVSGVVQRWMGEIGGTLIVQAEADKKRAK; encoded by the coding sequence ATGAAGAGGATCTTGGCCGGCATCCTGGTGCTCTTGGGACTCGCTCTCGCCCAGTTCAAGAGCGAGTACAAGCTCTCCGTGGTGGTGGCTCCCAACACCGCCTGGGGCATGGGGGCCCAGAGGTTCGCCGATCTGGTCAAGGAGAAGACGGGGGGCCGGGTCAACATCAAGGTCTACTTCTCGGGCCAGCTCTTTGCCGGACAGCAGACCAACGAGTTCCAGCTTTTGCGCACTGGCGTGGCCGATTTCGCCATCGGCTCCACCATCAACTGGTCTCCCCAGGTGAAGGAGCTGAACCTCTTCAACCTGCCCTTTTTCTTCCCCAGCTATAGGGAGCTGGATGCGGTGGAGGAGGGTCAAGCAGGTAAGGCCATTTTCCAACGGCTAAGGCAGTTGGGGGTGGAACCCTTAGCCTGGGGAGAAAACGGGTATCGCCAGCTCACCAATTCCAAGCGGCCCGTCCGCACCCCGGAGGACCTCCAGGGGCTGAAGATCCGGGTGGTGGGGGCCCCCATCTTCATCGATACCTTCCGTGCCCTTGGGGCTAACCCCACCTCCATGAGCTGGGCGGAGGTGCTGACCGCCCTGCAACAGGGGGTCATCGAGGGCCAGGAGAACCCCATCGTGGGGGTGATCATTCCCTATAAGCTCTGGGAGCTTGGACAGCGTTACCTCACGGTGTGGAACTACGTGATCGATCCCCTGATCTTCGCCGCCAGCGCCCAGACCTGGCGCACCTTCCCCAGCGATGTGCAGAAGGCCATCCAGGAGGCTGCCCTCGAGGCGGCCCGTTACCAGAAGGCCCTGGCCCGCGCGGGAATGGACGACGGCACCGCCCTCCGCTACCTTTCCTCCCAGGGGGTGAAGGTGGAGATCGCCGATCCGCTGGCCTATCTCCGGTCCCACGGCGTGCAGGTCACGGTCCTGACGCCCCTGGAGATCGGCCGCTTCCGGGAGCGGGTGTCGGGTGTGGTCCAGCGGTGGATGGGGGAGATTGGGGGGACCCTGATCGTCCAGGCGGAGGCGGACAAGAAGCGGGCCAAGTGA